From the Bacteroidia bacterium genome, the window TTGCCTTGTCAGTTGCTGGATTCGGTAAAACCATCACCCTGCATGCCACTACATCTTGCACCTCCTGAAAATGCGCTGCAGGAATATTTGTATTTCGCATTTGTCTGTTGTTTCCTGTACCTGTGGTATCATAATTATCCTGTGTACATATATCATAATAAAAACATAGTGCGTTTTCAGCTATGCTTCCGGCTATATTTGCGTTGTTATTTGCAAATAAAATCAACTCATTGATCTGACTGCTATCGAGCATGGAAAGGTTTTTTCCAGAATCTAAAAGATTCTTTCTGTATTCATAAATGTAGTTGTAACTCGTTAAGGTTTGCTGTTCTGCTTCTGTCAATCGGTAGCATAGTGGTATGGATAGTAAAACATCTTCTGCCAATGCATAGCTGCCCTCTTCAAAGTAATGTTCTGCCATCTCATATTTTGCCTCCAGAGTTTGAATCCGATTTAACCAATAATTTATTTGTTGTGAAATATTGGTGGTGTCGCCCGGATTCGATTCTTCAATAGTTTGGTTGTTCTTATAATTTAAATCTGATAATATCTTGTTTGACACCAATGCCATTTTTTCATTGTAGTCGCCTAGTGTGTTTTCCATTACTGTGCGCGAGGTGCCTACATCCCACGTTGTCTCAATGGCGGCTATCATATATGCTGGCAAGGGTGATGGTATATCATATTGCAAATAGTCTAAAAAATCTTCACTTCTTGTTGCATCAGAATTGGCCATACATACTACCAATAGCATGGCAGGTGGCAGTATGCCTGTGCCTGCAACATCACGCAAAACCTCTTGCGATACATAAGGCGACAATAACAACAACTCGTCTCGTAATGTTGTTGCCTCGGTGGACCAGGTTTGTTGTATCTGTGTCAGCAGGTTGTTTGTACTGCCACCATCCATAAGCGTATTATATGTATAGAGTAAATTCAAATAGGCTGTCTCGGCAGAATCATATTCCATATACAACTGTGATAGCTCCACCTCATCTAACGGCCTCAATGCACAAGGTGGATCGCACAGATTGGAGGGGCATGTTTCACTTCCGCTTATTGGAATTGTTGTTACCTTATACGTACTTACAGGGGTCTGCTGCATATTGCCGGTTTTGCAATAATAACTTAGCTGTGCTGGTGAAAAATTGTAAATGTCATTCCCTTGATTTACCTCACCTGCAGAAAAAGTGTTTCGCGCAGGACTTTGCAAGCTGCCCTGATTCAACCTGATGCCATCCCACGTTGTCTCGCCTGAGGTATATATATAAAAATCGTAATTTACGTTTTGAGTATTCTCATTACATAAGTATTGAAGTCCCTGGAAGTTTGGATTTGTACTGCTGCGGTTGATGCCCCATGCATAGTTTCCAAAGTTAACTTCGTTGAAAGTGTTTTTATATATCTGATTACTCGATGTGCCGGTTTGGTAGCTGGCTATACCAAATTTTGAAGGATTGTATGCTGGGTTGTATGACTTGTTGAAATGATTCTCCTCAATAGTGAAGCCTGTACCATACATGTTTTGTATGCCTAACTGTACTGTGGCTCCAGTCATTTGATTTCCACCTACATTAAATGTGTTTAACAACAGATTGAAATTATTGACGTAGCTGGTATATATCCCCGTTTGATTATTGGTGAATGTGCTGTTTGCCACAGTAAAGGAAATTGGTACTCCGGTACTTCGTGCATCAATGGCTCTATATAAGTTATTAAACGATGAACCACTGTTAACTATAAAATTACTATTCATGGATTTGATTCCTATGCTTTTTTTGTTAAACATTACTGATGAATTATAATTGTTGAATTGACAACCCAAAAAACTCATGCCTGTGCAACCATCTATATATACATGCTGCGGTGTATTTGAAAAAATATAGTTATTCGTTAATAAAATTTACTCCGGAAAAATAACTCCTGTTGCCATAATTCTTGCCATTATATAAATTTACATAAGGCAAAAACTCCACATCCATGATGCAGTTTTTAAATGTAGCTCCGGTAGTGGCTACAACAATTCCGCCTCTGTGTAAATTAACGGCAGGGTTATAAAACTTTTGCGCACGAACACCACATATTGCATATTCTATTATTGAATTATTTTTAATGGTGAGCTTACCCACTGCAAGCGGCATTATATTCTGACTTTGATTGCTCTGGCTGCCCCATACTTCTACACCCTGCCAGGTATAGGCAACATTACATGGGTCTCCCATATAGTTTGAAGTTAACAGCGTACCATCTGTAAGTGTTAGCGTACTGCCGGGCTCTACAATAACCTTTGCTTCCGGACTAAATT encodes:
- a CDS encoding T9SS type A sorting domain-containing protein; this encodes MFNKKSIGIKSMNSNFIVNSGSSFNNLYRAIDARSTGVPISFTVANSTFTNNQTGIYTSYVNNFNLLLNTFNVGGNQMTGATVQLGIQNMYGTGFTIEENHFNKSYNPAYNPSKFGIASYQTGTSSNQIYKNTFNEVNFGNYAWGINRSSTNPNFQGLQYLCNENTQNVNYDFYIYTSGETTWDGIRLNQGSLQSPARNTFSAGEVNQGNDIYNFSPAQLSYYCKTGNMQQTPVSTYKVTTIPISGSETCPSNLCDPPCALRPLDEVELSQLYMEYDSAETAYLNLLYTYNTLMDGGSTNNLLTQIQQTWSTEATTLRDELLLLSPYVSQEVLRDVAGTGILPPAMLLVVCMANSDATRSEDFLDYLQYDIPSPLPAYMIAAIETTWDVGTSRTVMENTLGDYNEKMALVSNKILSDLNYKNNQTIEESNPGDTTNISQQINYWLNRIQTLEAKYEMAEHYFEEGSYALAEDVLLSIPLCYRLTEAEQQTLTSYNYIYEYRKNLLDSGKNLSMLDSSQINELILFANNNANIAGSIAENALCFYYDICTQDNYDTTGTGNNRQMRNTNIPAAHFQEVQDVVACRVMVLPNPATDKATFQYSINSLKDKPEFEIRDMTGREIMKVRITEKEGVIEWQTVVVKSGMYYFSIKAGSKTLARGKLTVRK